Within Thermococcus celer Vu 13 = JCM 8558, the genomic segment TGCGAGGAGGAGGTCATCGCGGAGCACGGGGAAGGGTACTGGTGTGACCACTGGACCTACAACCTCGACCTCATCGAGAGCTACCTCGGGGTGTACCCGGAAAACAAGAGGAAACTCTTCTTCGAAGACCATGATTACACTTACTACGACAATTACATGGTGGTCCTTCCGAGGGGCAAGAGATACGTGGTTGAAAAGGGGAGGGTCAGGCAGTACAACTCACTGGCCCCGGATGAGGAAAAGAGGGCTCTGATAGAGTCCAGAAATGAACCCAAACACCTCATGAGGACCAAAAAAGGTAAAGGGGAGATTTACAGGACCAACCTCGCAACAAAACTCCTCAACCTTGCCCTGATAAAGTTCGCCACCCTCGACCCTGAGGGAATAGGAATAGAGATGGAGGCAGGAAAACCGGGGTGGTACGATGCCCTCAACGGGCTCCCGGGGCTCTTCGGCTCGTCGGTAGGGGAAAGCGTCGAGCTCGTGAGGCTCCTTAACCTGCTCATGGGCGTATTTCAGGAATTCCCGGAGGAGACCCTCAGGGTTCCCGAGGAAGTCTGGTGGCTTTTCAGAGAGGAGCTCAGACTCGTTGGGGAGTATCTTGAGAGAGGAGATCCTGGGAGGGATCATTGGCTTTGGAATGCCCTCTCCACTCTGAGGGAGGAGTACAGGGAGAGGACAAGGCTGGGATTCGAGGGCTCGGAGGTTGAAGTCAGGGCGGGTGACCTCCTCGATGGGCTGAGAACCCTGAGGGAAAAACTGATGGGGAAGCTCGAAGAGGTCATCAAAGAGAACAATGGACTGATGCCGATGTATTTCTACTACGAGCCCATTGAATGGGAAATCGGTGAAGACAGTGAAGTGAGAATCCTCAGGTTCAGGAGAAAGGGAATGCCGCTCTTTTTGGAGGGCATCGTCAAACAGTTCAGGCTATTCAGGGAAGACAAAGGCTACCTCAAGGAGCTCTATAAAAAAGTTAAGGAGAGTGACCTTTACGACAGGAAGCTAAAAATGTACAAGCTCAACTCCTCCCTGAAGGATCAGCCGATTGAGATAGGGAGGGCAAAGGCCTTCCCCCCCGGCTGGCTGGAGAACGAGTCCATCTGGCTCCACATGGAATACAAGTACATGCTCGAGCTCATAAAGAGCGGTCTGTTCGAGGAGTTCTACGAGGACTTCAGGAACGTCATCGTGGCCTTCCTTGACCCCCAGATTTATGGAAGGAGCCCGCTCGAGAACTCGTCCTTTATAGTCAGCAGCGCCTACCCGGATGAGAAGCTCCACGGGGGCGGCTTTGTTGCAAGGCTAACCGGGGCAAACGCCGAATTCCTGAGCATGTGGAAAATTATGTTCATCGGTAAGGGGCCCTTCAGGCTGGAAAACGGCGAAATAGCGCTCGTCTTTAGCCCGACCCTTCCGGGGTGGCTTTTTGATGAGGAGGGCAGGGTGGCGTTTAACCTGTTCGGGAGGGTCAGGGTCGTTTATCACAACCCCTCCCGGAGGAACACCTGGGAGATGCCGCTCGAGGAGTCAACCGTGGTGATTGACACCGGGAAGGAGAAGATAACGGTGGAGGGCAACAAAATCAAAGGAAAATACGCCGAGATGGTAAGATCCGGTGACGTTAGGAGGATCGATGTGTATTTCCCTGGAGAGGAGGTGGAAAAATGAAGGTTGCCGTCGTTACCGGGGCCTCGAGGGGGATAG encodes:
- a CDS encoding cellobiose phosphorylase; this encodes MKPGNFDEEGRFVMENYNSSRPFASFLPGIGGKKSIPMWVFYVNRAQCVTSFGISDKDHAIMEFNSAVKAYQSVRTLGFRTFIKLPSEGVFYEPFTLQESEKVIQRMYIGRNELEIEEINEELGLKINVLYYTIPNERISALVRRTTIKNISGLTRELEMLDGMPIVVPYGTNDFVLKNILTTIKAWMEVYNLENNMPFFKLKSSTEDVPKVEELTEGTFYITFVKKGGKSRLVRPIVDPEIVFGPDTSYLRPEEFIKKPLSDLTEAEQATFNKIPSAFTPLKIDLSPGEEVTIYSVIGFAPHISLLDEYSRKFADEEYLRRKYEEAQEVIEEIVEDIHTETSSRLFDEYSKQCYLDNVLRGGYPLIMESSKPLVYYIYLRRHGDQERDYNYFVLTPEYYSSGNGSYRDVNQNRREDVFFHPGVKEYDVKFFVSLIQADGYNPLLINGVRYRLKDSPEFLDRLVDKSEELREFLKEPFTPGKLIMFMEEKGINLKVSEEKFFEELLGHCEEEVIAEHGEGYWCDHWTYNLDLIESYLGVYPENKRKLFFEDHDYTYYDNYMVVLPRGKRYVVEKGRVRQYNSLAPDEEKRALIESRNEPKHLMRTKKGKGEIYRTNLATKLLNLALIKFATLDPEGIGIEMEAGKPGWYDALNGLPGLFGSSVGESVELVRLLNLLMGVFQEFPEETLRVPEEVWWLFREELRLVGEYLERGDPGRDHWLWNALSTLREEYRERTRLGFEGSEVEVRAGDLLDGLRTLREKLMGKLEEVIKENNGLMPMYFYYEPIEWEIGEDSEVRILRFRRKGMPLFLEGIVKQFRLFREDKGYLKELYKKVKESDLYDRKLKMYKLNSSLKDQPIEIGRAKAFPPGWLENESIWLHMEYKYMLELIKSGLFEEFYEDFRNVIVAFLDPQIYGRSPLENSSFIVSSAYPDEKLHGGGFVARLTGANAEFLSMWKIMFIGKGPFRLENGEIALVFSPTLPGWLFDEEGRVAFNLFGRVRVVYHNPSRRNTWEMPLEESTVVIDTGKEKITVEGNKIKGKYAEMVRSGDVRRIDVYFPGEEVEK